A region from the Bacteroidales bacterium genome encodes:
- the fusA gene encoding elongation factor G: protein MMERDLKNTRNIGIMAHIDAGKTTTTERILYYTGINYKMGEVHEGTATMDWMVQEQERGITITSAATTFYWKYNNEQYKVNLIDTPGHVDFTVEVERSLRVLDGAVAIFCAVGGVEPQSETVWRQANKYKVPRIAFVNKMDRTGADFFSVVKEVKDKLGANPVPIQIPIGNEEAYKGIVDVIRNKAYEWDDSTQGMKYNEIPIPDELKESAIEWNHNLLEKIAEENEDILEKYIKNPQSITEEEILNAIRKGTIEMKIVPILCGAAFKNKGIQHLIDAVIAFLPSPLDVPPITGINPFTNKEEIRKPDINDKFAALAFKIATDTYMGRLAFIRVYSGFLKEGATVLNVSTNKRERISRILQMHANKQIPLEQVDAGDIVAVVGFKEIRTGDTLANEKAPIVFEQIEFPEPVIGVAIEPKTQFDVDKLSNSLSKLTEEDPTFKVKVDNETGQLIISGMGELHLEIILDRLKREFGVECNQGAPQVAYKEAISETVRHREIYKKQTGGRGRFADIEIEVSPADKDVKGLQFIDETKGGVISKEYVKAVNDGFKSAMNNGVMAGYPMYNLKVRLLDGSTHTVDSDALAFEICAQIAFREACKKAKGVLMEPIMRLEVYTPDEHVGDVMSDLNKRRASIQGVDTKGGIQIVRAKVPLATMFGYVTTLRSMTSGRGSSTMEFSHYEQVPRTIAEDVILKTKGIILI, encoded by the coding sequence GTGATGGAACGAGATTTAAAAAATACGAGAAATATTGGCATAATGGCTCATATAGATGCAGGGAAAACCACAACTACCGAACGCATATTATACTATACCGGCATAAATTATAAAATGGGTGAAGTTCACGAAGGCACAGCCACGATGGACTGGATGGTGCAGGAACAGGAACGTGGAATCACAATCACATCTGCCGCAACAACTTTTTACTGGAAATATAACAACGAACAATATAAGGTGAATTTAATTGACACTCCGGGACACGTTGATTTTACTGTTGAAGTAGAAAGGTCGCTCAGAGTACTTGACGGAGCAGTTGCAATTTTTTGTGCAGTAGGCGGAGTTGAACCACAATCCGAAACAGTTTGGCGACAAGCAAATAAATATAAAGTTCCGCGAATAGCTTTTGTTAACAAAATGGACAGAACCGGAGCCGATTTCTTTTCTGTTGTCAAGGAAGTGAAAGATAAACTTGGAGCTAATCCTGTTCCGATACAAATACCCATCGGAAACGAAGAAGCATATAAGGGAATTGTTGATGTTATAAGAAACAAAGCTTATGAATGGGATGATTCTACACAGGGAATGAAATACAACGAAATACCTATCCCCGATGAATTAAAAGAATCAGCAATAGAATGGAACCACAATCTTCTTGAAAAAATTGCTGAAGAAAACGAAGATATTTTAGAAAAATATATTAAAAATCCGCAGTCAATTACTGAAGAAGAAATATTAAATGCAATAAGAAAAGGAACTATTGAAATGAAAATTGTTCCTATTCTTTGTGGCGCCGCATTTAAAAATAAAGGAATTCAGCATTTGATTGATGCAGTTATTGCTTTTTTGCCAAGCCCTTTAGATGTCCCACCAATAACTGGTATTAATCCGTTTACGAATAAAGAAGAAATACGAAAACCCGATATCAACGATAAATTTGCTGCACTTGCATTTAAAATAGCTACCGATACATATATGGGCAGGCTTGCTTTTATCAGGGTTTACTCAGGTTTTTTGAAAGAAGGAGCAACTGTTCTTAATGTCAGTACTAATAAAAGAGAACGAATATCGAGGATATTGCAAATGCATGCCAATAAGCAGATTCCGCTTGAGCAAGTTGATGCCGGCGATATAGTAGCAGTTGTCGGATTCAAAGAAATAAGAACAGGCGATACTCTTGCAAATGAAAAAGCTCCCATAGTTTTTGAACAAATAGAATTTCCCGAACCTGTTATAGGTGTTGCAATAGAACCAAAAACACAATTCGATGTTGATAAATTATCAAACTCATTAAGTAAATTAACCGAAGAAGACCCTACTTTTAAAGTAAAAGTTGATAATGAAACAGGACAATTAATAATAAGCGGAATGGGTGAATTGCATCTTGAAATTATTCTCGACCGTCTTAAAAGAGAATTTGGCGTTGAATGTAATCAGGGAGCTCCGCAGGTAGCATATAAAGAAGCAATATCGGAAACCGTAAGACATCGTGAAATATATAAAAAACAAACCGGTGGCAGAGGTCGTTTTGCAGATATAGAAATCGAAGTTTCTCCGGCAGATAAAGACGTGAAAGGTCTTCAGTTTATTGATGAAACCAAAGGCGGTGTCATTTCCAAAGAATATGTGAAAGCAGTTAACGATGGTTTTAAATCTGCTATGAATAATGGAGTAATGGCTGGCTATCCAATGTATAATCTTAAAGTAAGATTACTTGATGGCTCCACTCATACTGTTGATTCCGATGCATTGGCATTTGAAATATGTGCACAAATAGCATTTCGTGAGGCATGTAAAAAAGCAAAAGGTGTTCTTATGGAACCTATTATGCGACTTGAAGTTTATACTCCCGATGAACACGTGGGAGATGTAATGAGCGATTTGAATAAAAGAAGAGCAAGCATTCAGGGTGTTGATACAAAAGGCGGAATTCAAATTGTGAGAGCCAAAGTTCCTCTTGCAACTATGTTCGGCTATGTTACAACACTGCGTTCAATGACTTCAGGAAGAGGTTCTTCAACAATGGAATTTTCGCATTACGAACAAGTACCAAGAACAATTGCAGAAGATGTTATTTTAAAAACTAAAGGAATTATTTTAATATGA
- the rpsG gene encoding 30S ribosomal protein S7 gives MRKIKAKKRFLLPDPKFKDVLVTRFINTLMQRGKKNLSSKVFYDAIAIVEKKIGENGLEVWRKALANITPAVEVRSRRIGGATFQIPQEIRPDRRISMAIKWLITYARGRSEKSMSEKLAAEIMAAYKEEGASFKKKDDTHRMAEANKAFSHFRF, from the coding sequence ATGAGAAAGATTAAAGCAAAAAAAAGATTCTTGTTACCCGATCCGAAGTTTAAGGATGTTTTGGTAACAAGGTTTATTAATACCTTAATGCAGCGAGGCAAGAAAAATTTATCATCAAAAGTTTTTTATGATGCAATTGCAATAGTTGAGAAAAAAATTGGTGAAAACGGATTGGAAGTTTGGAGAAAAGCATTAGCAAATATCACCCCAGCAGTAGAAGTTAGAAGCAGAAGAATTGGAGGCGCTACTTTTCAGATACCGCAGGAAATTAGACCTGACAGAAGAATATCAATGGCAATAAAATGGTTGATTACTTATGCACGAGGCAGAAGTGAAAAATCAATGAGCGAAAAACTCGCTGCGGAAATTATGGCTGCATACAAAGAAGAAGGAGCTTCTTTCAAAAAGAAAGATGATACCCACCGCATGGCAGAAGCAAATAAAGCATTTTCACATTTCAGATTTTAA
- the rpsL gene encoding 30S ribosomal protein S12 yields the protein MPTISQLVRKGRKLKSDKSKSPALDSCPQRRGVCVRVYTTTPKKPNSAMRKVARVRLTNGKEVNSYIPGEGHNLQEHSIVLIRGGRVKDLPGVRYHTIRGTLDTSGVEGRKQRRSKYGAKRPKKK from the coding sequence ATGCCAACAATTTCACAGTTAGTAAGAAAAGGAAGAAAGCTGAAATCAGACAAAAGCAAGTCGCCGGCATTGGATTCATGCCCACAGAGAAGGGGTGTATGTGTTCGAGTATATACAACTACCCCAAAAAAGCCGAATTCGGCAATGAGGAAAGTTGCAAGAGTCAGATTAACCAATGGGAAAGAAGTTAACTCTTACATTCCCGGTGAAGGACATAATTTGCAAGAACACTCTATAGTTCTGATAAGAGGCGGCAGGGTTAAGGATTTGCCGGGTGTACGTTATCACACAATACGCGGAACACTTGATACTTCGGGCGTTGAAGGTAGAAAACAGCGAAGGTCGAAGTATGGCGCGAAGAGACCAAAGAAAAAATAA
- a CDS encoding PKD domain-containing protein, whose protein sequence is MLHILFRKSILPILLFLIINNNLKSQSLISSCENSDFSEGNFLNWSGSYAIEGTASMTYGNPIQVIGIDTIGAVNGYPPHHEIIRTQGMDPYTCNSLKMIPDGYSYSCRLGYTGNSMGNSDNGAQRLEYSILVDTNVNGIFIYKYAFVLQEPLSGHAPTQMPKFDIVITDNNGNIIDPVCGQYSVYAGQSGVNFNKCADIYNPGNDIDYVDWTTIGMDLKQYHGQTVKIQFTTYDCALGGHFAYAYLTCLCLSRIIVFPNYCSVNQDTVIMCAPDAFYYKWSTGETTQCISIINHVQGTIYSCTLKSTADTTCKFVLKGKMEPVFVNADFFDTIPLCAEQPSRFYDISTIVGNGIIYSYSWNFGDGASGLNNFSAFKNPTHSYSTAGTYSVTLIAKTNSGCSDTVTKIITINSPSIITANNTTICKGKIAAINAGGANTYTWSNNLGVGCSKTASPTINTTYFVTGTDINGCTSTAISVINVHSSPEANANAIDDVCEKRKGIACISPFNGEPPYTYRWNTSDNDTCIDNLQAGSYTVTITGSNGCFVVKNITINNISYVPDGNSSVDKVFEVTTHNFQFDWNGTNGFYYHWDFGDGYTSNLKSFRHVYKNPGIYTITLKVISQEGCENIYTLNIEVVTPTKMEVFNVFTPNSDNINDKYKVKYEGEFLNFKMMIFSRWGNKLFETDKIKDGWDGKGMSEGTYYYIISAKGKDRKEYDFHGAITLIR, encoded by the coding sequence ATGTTGCACATACTATTCAGGAAGTCAATATTACCTATTTTATTATTTTTAATAATAAATAATAACCTAAAATCACAGAGTTTGATTTCCTCTTGTGAAAACTCTGATTTTTCGGAAGGAAATTTTTTAAATTGGAGTGGTTCTTATGCAATTGAAGGAACGGCTTCAATGACTTATGGCAACCCAATTCAGGTAATTGGTATAGACACTATTGGTGCAGTAAACGGCTATCCACCTCATCATGAAATTATAAGAACACAGGGAATGGACCCATATACTTGCAATTCTTTAAAAATGATACCTGATGGCTATTCGTATTCTTGCAGATTGGGATATACTGGAAATTCAATGGGAAACAGTGACAATGGTGCACAACGGTTGGAATATTCAATTTTGGTTGATACCAATGTAAATGGTATTTTTATTTATAAATATGCTTTTGTTTTACAGGAACCGCTCAGCGGACATGCTCCAACTCAAATGCCAAAATTTGACATAGTAATAACGGATAATAATGGAAATATAATAGACCCTGTTTGCGGACAGTATTCGGTTTATGCTGGTCAATCAGGTGTTAATTTTAACAAGTGCGCTGATATTTATAATCCAGGAAATGATATTGACTATGTCGATTGGACAACAATAGGCATGGATTTAAAACAATATCACGGACAAACAGTAAAAATTCAATTTACTACTTACGATTGTGCACTCGGAGGTCATTTCGCTTATGCGTATTTAACTTGTTTATGTTTATCACGAATCATAGTTTTTCCTAATTACTGTTCTGTTAATCAGGATACAGTAATAATGTGTGCGCCAGATGCTTTTTATTATAAGTGGTCAACCGGAGAAACAACCCAATGTATAAGTATTATTAACCATGTTCAAGGAACTATATATTCTTGTACTTTGAAATCTACGGCAGACACAACTTGCAAATTTGTTTTAAAAGGGAAAATGGAACCTGTTTTCGTTAATGCTGATTTTTTCGATACAATTCCATTATGTGCGGAGCAACCATCAAGGTTTTATGATATTTCCACTATCGTTGGAAATGGAATTATTTACAGTTATTCATGGAATTTTGGTGATGGGGCTTCGGGGTTAAATAATTTTTCTGCTTTTAAAAATCCCACTCACTCTTATTCAACAGCAGGAACTTATTCTGTAACTCTGATTGCTAAAACAAACTCAGGTTGCTCTGATACGGTTACTAAAATTATAACAATAAACTCGCCTTCTATAATTACAGCTAATAATACGACAATATGTAAAGGTAAAATAGCTGCAATAAATGCAGGTGGAGCAAATACATACACATGGAGCAATAATTTGGGTGTTGGATGTTCAAAAACAGCCAGTCCCACAATCAATACAACATATTTCGTAACAGGAACTGATATTAATGGCTGTACTTCAACTGCAATTTCAGTTATTAATGTGCATTCTTCACCCGAAGCAAATGCAAATGCAATTGATGACGTATGTGAAAAAAGAAAAGGAATCGCATGCATAAGTCCGTTTAATGGAGAACCTCCTTATACTTATCGTTGGAATACAAGCGACAATGATACCTGTATTGATAATTTACAGGCAGGTTCCTACACGGTTACAATTACTGGCTCTAACGGATGCTTTGTTGTAAAGAACATTACCATTAACAATATTTCCTATGTTCCCGATGGAAATTCCTCGGTTGACAAAGTATTTGAAGTAACAACACATAACTTCCAGTTCGATTGGAACGGAACAAATGGGTTTTATTATCATTGGGATTTTGGGGATGGATATACAAGCAATCTCAAGAGTTTTAGGCACGTTTATAAAAATCCCGGTATATATACTATAACTTTAAAGGTCATATCCCAAGAGGGCTGCGAAAATATTTATACTTTAAATATAGAAGTTGTTACTCCCACAAAAATGGAAGTGTTTAATGTGTTTACACCCAACAGTGACAACATTAATGATAAATACAAAGTAAAATACGAAGGGGAATTTTTAAATTTCAAAATGATGATATTCAGCCGCTGGGGAAATAAATTATTTGAAACAGACAAAATTAAAGATGGATGGGATGGAAAAGGAATGTCAGAGGGAACATATTATTATATTATATCTGCAAAAGGAAAAGACAGAAAAGAATATGATTTTCATGGAGCAATTACATTAATAAGATAA
- a CDS encoding hydrogenase maturation protease produces MEATNKDILILGLGNEILMDDGIGPKLCMEVQKKLSQPNIKYETAAIGGLDLLELIRDYNTLIIIDAIKTKDGKPGDVYYLTPSSFKETSNISNIHDISFLTALKLGEKLNIKIPSKIHIIAIEIVEDLIFGSCFTTAIQQKYDAIKNEVVKLISELIFLKH; encoded by the coding sequence ATGGAAGCAACAAACAAAGACATTTTAATTCTCGGTTTAGGAAATGAAATCCTTATGGACGATGGCATTGGACCAAAACTTTGCATGGAAGTTCAGAAAAAATTATCCCAGCCCAATATTAAATATGAAACCGCTGCAATCGGCGGTTTGGACTTGCTTGAATTAATCAGGGATTATAATACCTTAATTATTATTGATGCAATAAAAACTAAAGACGGAAAGCCCGGTGATGTTTATTATCTAACGCCGTCATCGTTTAAAGAAACTTCTAATATTTCAAACATTCATGATATTTCATTTCTTACTGCTTTAAAACTCGGTGAAAAACTTAATATCAAAATCCCATCAAAAATTCACATAATTGCGATAGAAATTGTTGAAGACCTTATCTTCGGAAGCTGCTTCACTACTGCCATTCAACAAAAATACGATGCAATTAAAAATGAAGTTGTAAAATTGATTTCCGAACTCATATTTTTGAAACATTAA
- a CDS encoding NAD(P)H-dependent oxidoreductase subunit E — translation MEAKLKSIIEKHRKDAGRLMDILHDVQCEFGYIPYDAIKIVSEILNISKVDVEQTISFYHFFSTSPVGKNVIYLNDSVVANFMGKEEIAKAFEKEVGCTFGNISKDGQFGLFNTACIGMNDQEPAALINGVVFTQLTTSKVKEIISGLKAGKKAKELVKSFGDGANASEPIKSIVNNNIKKKGQVIFSEYTTGSALQKLINKTPEDVINEIKASNIKGRGGAGFPTGLKWDFCRKEQGAEKFVICNADEGEPGTFKDRVLLTEIPQRVFEGMAVAGYAIGAKQGILYLRNEYLYLKAHLEKTLEDLRKKNLLGKNIVGKSGFDFDIRIQLGAGAYICGEESGLIESAEGKRGEPRNRPPFPAQKGYLQKPTVVNNVETLASVIRIIEKGSDWYKSIGTKDSSGTKVLSISGDCKNPGVYEIEWGITIKEMLEMCGAENVQAVQVAGPSGRLISEKEFSRKIANEDLATGGSMIIIGKQRNILKDVVKNFTEFFIDESCGSCVPCRALNPVLLQKLEKVISGKATSKDIDEMTTLGKMMKELNRCGLGQTAANPVLTSIENFRNKYDELIKIKEEQSIYDFDMNAAVKASCEAVGRNVKN, via the coding sequence ATGGAAGCCAAATTGAAATCAATAATTGAGAAACACAGGAAAGATGCAGGACGACTAATGGATATTTTGCATGATGTTCAATGCGAATTCGGTTATATTCCTTACGATGCAATAAAAATAGTTTCTGAAATCCTTAATATTTCAAAAGTTGACGTTGAACAAACAATTTCTTTTTATCATTTCTTTTCAACTTCGCCTGTCGGTAAAAATGTAATCTATTTAAACGATAGTGTTGTTGCAAACTTTATGGGCAAAGAGGAAATCGCAAAAGCATTTGAAAAAGAAGTTGGCTGCACTTTTGGTAATATATCTAAAGACGGGCAATTCGGATTGTTCAACACTGCATGTATCGGAATGAACGACCAGGAGCCGGCTGCATTAATCAATGGTGTTGTATTCACTCAACTCACAACTTCAAAAGTTAAAGAAATAATTTCCGGACTAAAAGCAGGAAAGAAAGCAAAAGAACTCGTAAAGTCATTCGGCGATGGCGCAAATGCTTCCGAACCGATAAAATCAATAGTCAATAATAATATAAAGAAAAAGGGACAAGTAATATTCAGTGAATATACAACAGGTTCAGCACTCCAGAAACTCATAAATAAAACTCCCGAAGATGTAATAAACGAAATAAAAGCATCGAATATTAAAGGTCGCGGTGGTGCAGGTTTTCCGACAGGACTAAAATGGGATTTCTGCAGAAAAGAACAGGGAGCAGAAAAATTTGTTATCTGCAACGCCGATGAAGGCGAACCCGGAACTTTCAAAGACAGGGTGCTATTAACTGAAATTCCACAGAGAGTGTTCGAAGGCATGGCAGTTGCTGGATATGCAATCGGTGCAAAACAAGGAATTCTTTATTTAAGAAATGAATATTTATATCTTAAAGCACATCTTGAAAAGACACTTGAAGATTTAAGAAAGAAAAATCTATTAGGAAAAAATATTGTGGGAAAATCAGGATTTGATTTTGACATAAGAATACAACTCGGTGCCGGTGCTTATATTTGTGGTGAGGAAAGCGGATTAATAGAATCCGCCGAAGGCAAAAGAGGAGAACCGCGTAATCGCCCGCCATTCCCTGCACAGAAAGGATATCTGCAAAAGCCAACAGTTGTTAATAATGTTGAAACTTTAGCATCGGTAATAAGAATAATTGAAAAAGGAAGCGACTGGTATAAATCAATCGGGACAAAGGATTCAAGCGGAACAAAAGTTCTGAGCATTTCGGGTGATTGCAAGAATCCCGGTGTTTATGAAATAGAATGGGGAATAACAATAAAAGAAATGCTTGAAATGTGTGGAGCCGAAAATGTTCAGGCAGTTCAGGTTGCCGGTCCATCAGGAAGATTAATAAGCGAAAAAGAATTTTCGAGAAAAATCGCTAACGAAGATTTGGCAACAGGCGGCTCAATGATAATTATAGGAAAACAAAGGAATATATTGAAAGATGTTGTTAAAAATTTCACTGAATTTTTCATTGACGAATCCTGCGGTTCATGTGTTCCTTGCAGAGCTTTAAATCCTGTGTTGCTGCAAAAACTCGAAAAAGTAATTTCAGGTAAAGCAACTTCAAAAGATATTGACGAAATGACAACACTCGGCAAAATGATGAAAGAATTAAACCGCTGCGGACTTGGACAAACTGCTGCTAACCCTGTTTTAACATCAATTGAAAATTTTAGAAATAAATATGATGAACTTATAAAAATAAAAGAAGAGCAAAGTATTTATGATTTTGATATGAATGCGGCAGTGAAAGCTTCTTGTGAAGCTGTTGGCAGAAATGTAAAAAATTAG
- a CDS encoding 2Fe-2S iron-sulfur cluster-binding protein: MAEKIKFKIDGKECCGDAGQFLIDAAAECGVYIPYLCHMKGIVPAGSCRVCTVKVNGRPMAACTTPVGNDIQNANIENATPQLEEMRKAIIELLFVEGNHFCPSCEKSGNCELQALAYRYKMMVPQFSYNFPLKKIDALTPKLFIDRNRCILCKKCIRTIKDKDNKSYFAFNKRGAKLEIHVDHDLAPSMSDELAQKAMDNCPVGSIIKKEKGFDTPIGKRKFDKKPIGSDVEK; this comes from the coding sequence ATGGCTGAAAAAATAAAATTTAAAATTGACGGAAAAGAATGTTGCGGTGATGCCGGACAATTCTTAATTGACGCCGCAGCTGAATGTGGTGTTTACATTCCTTATTTATGTCACATGAAAGGAATTGTTCCTGCAGGTTCCTGCAGAGTATGCACGGTGAAGGTGAATGGTCGTCCCATGGCAGCTTGCACTACACCTGTTGGCAACGACATTCAAAATGCAAACATCGAAAATGCAACTCCTCAACTCGAAGAAATGAGGAAAGCAATTATTGAATTGCTTTTTGTAGAAGGTAATCATTTTTGTCCTTCTTGTGAAAAGAGCGGTAATTGCGAACTTCAGGCATTAGCATATCGCTACAAAATGATGGTTCCGCAATTTTCTTATAATTTTCCGTTAAAAAAAATAGATGCACTAACTCCAAAATTATTTATTGACAGAAACCGTTGCATTTTATGTAAAAAATGTATTCGCACCATAAAAGATAAAGACAATAAGAGTTATTTCGCATTTAATAAAAGAGGTGCAAAACTTGAAATTCATGTTGACCATGATTTAGCCCCTTCAATGAGCGACGAGTTAGCTCAAAAGGCAATGGATAATTGTCCGGTTGGCTCAATTATTAAAAAAGAAAAAGGATTTGACACACCAATAGGCAAACGTAAATTCGATAAAAAACCTATTGGAAGTGATGTCGAAAAATAA